A window of Sphingorhabdus lacus contains these coding sequences:
- the cysD gene encoding sulfate adenylyltransferase subunit CysD, with product MARILTHLERLEAESIHIMREVVAESERPVMLYSVGKDSAVMLHLARKAFYPSPPPFPLLHVDTTWKFQDMYKLRDQMAKESGMELLVYQNQEAMDRGINPFDHGPLHTDMWKTEGLKLALDHYGFDAAFGGARRDEEKSRAKERIFSFRTATHGWDPKNQRPELWNLYNARKTKGESIRIFPISNWTELDIWQYIHLNDIPIVPLYFSAKRPTYEYQGQLFMADDIERLERVMGKRPEITERSIRFRTLGCFPLTGAVESDAKTLPEVIQEMLLTTTSERQGRVIDKDGGDASMEKKKQEGYF from the coding sequence ATGGCGCGCATATTGACCCATTTGGAACGACTGGAAGCCGAGAGCATTCACATCATGCGCGAGGTAGTCGCTGAGTCCGAACGGCCCGTAATGCTCTATTCGGTCGGCAAGGACAGTGCGGTCATGCTGCATCTTGCGCGCAAGGCGTTTTACCCATCGCCGCCGCCCTTTCCGCTGCTGCACGTCGATACCACCTGGAAATTTCAGGATATGTACAAGCTGCGCGACCAGATGGCCAAAGAGAGCGGCATGGAACTGCTCGTGTATCAAAATCAGGAAGCCATGGACCGGGGCATTAACCCGTTCGATCACGGCCCGCTGCACACCGATATGTGGAAGACAGAAGGCCTGAAATTGGCACTCGACCATTATGGTTTCGACGCTGCCTTTGGTGGCGCGCGGCGTGACGAGGAAAAGAGCCGCGCCAAGGAACGCATTTTCTCGTTCCGCACGGCTACCCATGGCTGGGACCCCAAGAACCAGCGGCCCGAATTGTGGAATCTCTACAATGCCCGCAAGACCAAGGGCGAAAGCATCCGGATTTTCCCGATCTCCAACTGGACCGAGCTGGACATCTGGCAATATATTCATTTGAACGACATACCCATTGTTCCGCTCTATTTCAGCGCGAAGCGGCCTACTTATGAATATCAGGGCCAGTTGTTCATGGCCGACGATATCGAGCGCCTGGAACGTGTGATGGGCAAGCGTCCCGAAATCACCGAGCGTTCGATCCGTTTCCGCACTTTGGGTTGCTTCCCTTTGACCGGTGCGGTCGAGAGTGATGCAAAGACCTTGCCCGAGGTCATTCAGGAAATGCTGTTGACCACCACGTCCGAACGTCAGGGCCGGGTCATCGACAAGGATGGCGGCGACGCCAGCATGGAAAAGAAGAAGCAGGAAGGTTATTTCTGA
- a CDS encoding helix-turn-helix transcriptional regulator translates to MRTDDDSLLQSLYEGMFETPLWRGFLNKLLAKTGSDTVKLLFQPSDEERIIELSAGNAIVLEESMLPEGGRRIGDVIAFRSMRPNRVYAQDELLELAETRRVDIPPLANNPEPFKQLRAIRVTEPGGLDLWLLCSGGKNIGSATSALLTALAPHLQIALRSHAALERERFRSSITGQAFDRLKMGWLSLDAGCHIIDATDNLDQLFQWGGALRRGRYDRLVPASPAIDRALTALVKSFAANSDARPQAFNLSKDPWVEMLVTPHQSPNFAGSRTPVAIVYISGDRRSQADRCDQLVDLFGLLPSEARLAWMLAQATSISEAADALGLTVETARNYSKKIYAKTGARGHAELVRIILTSVLAIS, encoded by the coding sequence ATGCGCACCGACGATGACAGCCTGTTGCAATCGCTTTATGAAGGGATGTTCGAAACGCCCCTATGGCGTGGATTTCTTAACAAGTTACTTGCCAAAACCGGCTCTGATACTGTCAAACTGCTCTTTCAGCCTTCCGACGAGGAGCGCATCATCGAACTGTCGGCGGGTAACGCGATAGTGCTCGAAGAAAGCATGTTGCCGGAAGGAGGCCGGCGAATCGGGGATGTCATTGCGTTTCGGTCGATGCGCCCCAATCGCGTCTATGCGCAGGACGAGTTGCTGGAACTTGCTGAAACAAGGCGGGTTGATATCCCCCCGCTTGCCAACAACCCAGAACCTTTCAAACAACTGCGTGCCATCCGGGTCACGGAGCCCGGTGGACTGGACCTGTGGCTCTTGTGTTCGGGCGGAAAAAATATCGGTTCAGCAACCAGCGCATTGCTGACTGCCCTGGCACCACATCTGCAAATTGCCCTGCGCAGCCATGCGGCACTTGAACGTGAACGATTCCGCTCTTCCATCACGGGCCAGGCTTTTGACCGGCTGAAGATGGGATGGCTGTCGCTGGATGCCGGATGTCATATCATAGATGCGACCGACAATCTGGATCAGCTGTTTCAATGGGGCGGCGCTCTCCGCCGCGGCCGTTATGACCGGCTGGTTCCCGCTTCTCCTGCCATAGACCGGGCTCTGACTGCATTGGTGAAAAGTTTCGCCGCCAATAGTGATGCCCGGCCACAGGCATTTAATCTCAGCAAGGACCCATGGGTCGAAATGCTGGTCACACCACATCAAAGTCCCAACTTTGCCGGCAGCAGGACGCCTGTTGCGATTGTCTATATCAGCGGAGACCGCCGCTCACAGGCTGATCGATGCGACCAGCTTGTCGATCTGTTCGGACTTTTGCCAAGCGAAGCGCGGCTCGCTTGGATGCTGGCCCAAGCGACCAGCATATCCGAGGCAGCCGACGCGCTGGGCCTTACGGTCGAAACGGCGCGCAACTATTCGAAAAAAATATATGCCAAAACTGGAGCGCGGGGCCATGCAGAATTGGTGCGGATCATTCTGACCAGTGTCCTCGCAATCAGTTGA